One Arthrobacter sp. StoSoilB20 DNA segment encodes these proteins:
- a CDS encoding DinB family protein codes for MDDKAMLLGYLRLRRADLLGKVENLSEYDARRPLTPTGTNLLGLVKHVASVELDYFGVTFGRPSGRELPWLAEDAEPDSDMWVPVTETREEILELHHFSAKHSDETIESLPLDAPGVVPWWSEEKKNVTLHQILVHMCVETARHAGHADIIRELIDGSAGQRPGDPNIPTRNSEEWAAHRFRIEEAAREADRRGF; via the coding sequence ATGGATGACAAAGCGATGCTGCTCGGTTACTTGCGCCTGCGCCGCGCGGACCTGCTGGGCAAAGTGGAGAACCTCAGCGAGTACGACGCCAGGCGGCCCTTGACTCCCACGGGAACCAACCTTTTGGGCTTGGTGAAGCATGTGGCCAGCGTGGAACTGGACTATTTCGGGGTGACGTTCGGACGCCCCAGCGGCAGGGAGCTGCCGTGGTTGGCGGAGGACGCCGAGCCTGATTCCGATATGTGGGTGCCCGTTACCGAGACCCGGGAGGAGATCCTGGAGCTGCACCACTTCTCGGCCAAGCACAGCGATGAGACCATCGAGTCCCTTCCCTTGGATGCGCCGGGCGTTGTTCCATGGTGGTCCGAGGAGAAGAAGAACGTGACCCTCCACCAAATACTTGTCCACATGTGCGTGGAAACCGCCAGGCATGCCGGGCACGCGGACATCATCAGGGAGCTCATCGACGGCTCCGCAGGACAAAGGCCGGGCGATCCGAACATTCCCACGCGTAACTCCGAGGAGTGGGCTGCGCACCGGTTCCGGATCGAGGAAGCAGCCCGGGAGGCCGACCGCCGCGGCTTCTGA
- a CDS encoding Gfo/Idh/MocA family oxidoreductase, protein MAHFHAESAGRINNVRLAAVCDLQQEAAARVASPWDAQVYTDYMAMYRDAALDAVIINTPHALHLEMVLAAAGHGLHVLVEKPMATTVADCERMIQACREAGVALVVGQIQHFLPEKLAAEKVLASGELGQVLMIRDYRTTDYRPGTRPDWFFSKAMAGGGALMNIGGHCLDRSIWFGGAPVESLSASTLNRFGVPVETDGAMSLTLRNGVHVSIVIASDSTQRMDEVLIVCEHGTVSCSPHNGTLVRTHGTTRTVWKPRPEDIQEGFFLQLQDFIEVLDGGRPKVSVEHARHIVEVVLASYEAAGTGGVRLLSPTGNTAAGGRVLSEVP, encoded by the coding sequence GTGGCACACTTCCACGCGGAATCTGCCGGGCGGATCAACAACGTCCGCTTGGCTGCGGTTTGCGACCTTCAGCAGGAGGCAGCGGCGAGGGTTGCCTCGCCGTGGGATGCGCAGGTTTACACGGACTATATGGCCATGTATCGGGACGCCGCACTGGACGCCGTCATCATCAATACCCCGCACGCCTTGCACTTGGAGATGGTGCTGGCCGCGGCAGGACATGGCTTGCACGTGTTGGTGGAGAAGCCCATGGCTACCACGGTTGCCGACTGTGAACGCATGATCCAGGCATGCAGGGAAGCCGGGGTTGCTTTGGTGGTGGGCCAGATCCAGCATTTCCTGCCGGAGAAGCTCGCCGCGGAGAAGGTGCTGGCCAGCGGCGAACTCGGCCAAGTCCTGATGATCCGTGACTACCGGACCACCGACTACCGCCCTGGAACCCGACCGGACTGGTTCTTCAGCAAAGCCATGGCCGGGGGCGGGGCCCTGATGAACATTGGCGGACATTGCCTGGACCGTTCCATCTGGTTCGGGGGCGCGCCGGTCGAGTCACTCAGTGCCTCGACGCTGAACCGCTTCGGAGTTCCGGTGGAAACGGACGGTGCCATGTCGCTGACGCTTCGAAATGGTGTCCACGTCAGCATCGTCATTGCTTCAGACTCAACCCAACGCATGGACGAGGTTCTCATCGTGTGCGAACACGGCACGGTTTCCTGCAGCCCTCACAACGGAACGCTGGTCCGCACACATGGCACCACACGGACTGTCTGGAAACCCCGTCCTGAGGATATCCAGGAAGGCTTCTTCCTGCAGTTGCAGGACTTCATCGAAGTGCTCGACGGCGGGAGACCGAAAGTCAGCGTTGAGCACGCCCGCCACATAGTAGAGGTGGTCCTGGCCTCCTACGAGGCAGCCGGAACCGGTGGCGTCCGGCTCCTCAGCCCGACCGGCAACACCGCTGCTGGCGGACGGGTGCTCAGCGAAGTCCCCTAG
- a CDS encoding phosphodiester glycosidase family protein produces the protein MTPPQTEHRKGGRTRRAVISAVLAVTLSAGGAAAWALDRFVVPHAEITNVSEYEASQTGTTTNGSTTDATSAEDGTSADASPAAAVVTDTSYTSGDTGVTVSTVTTGSGDDTVTYYVADVVLDDATTLKSAFAEDTYGENITETTSAIAQDHNAIFAINGDYYGFRDTGIVIRNGVVYRDEGARQGLAFYKDGTVKVYDETTTSAEQLVADGVWNTLSFGPSLLDNGEIASGIEDVEVDTNFGNHSIQGEQPRTAVGVIDENHLVFVVVDGRSPGYSAGVTMNGLAGIMKDLGATTAYNIDGGGSSTMYFNGSLVNNPLGENKERGTSDILYIAQS, from the coding sequence ATGACTCCTCCACAGACTGAACACCGTAAGGGCGGCCGGACACGGCGCGCCGTCATCTCCGCCGTTCTGGCGGTCACTCTTTCTGCCGGGGGTGCCGCAGCCTGGGCTTTGGACCGCTTCGTGGTTCCGCACGCTGAGATCACCAACGTCTCCGAATACGAGGCAAGCCAGACCGGCACCACCACAAACGGTTCGACGACGGACGCCACCTCTGCTGAGGACGGCACCTCTGCTGATGCGTCGCCTGCGGCCGCCGTGGTCACCGATACCTCCTACACCTCGGGCGACACCGGCGTCACCGTCTCCACGGTGACCACCGGCAGCGGCGACGACACCGTCACCTACTACGTTGCCGACGTCGTGCTTGATGATGCAACCACGCTGAAGTCGGCGTTCGCCGAGGACACCTATGGCGAGAACATCACCGAAACCACGTCCGCGATCGCCCAGGACCACAACGCCATCTTCGCCATCAACGGCGATTACTACGGTTTCAGGGACACGGGCATCGTGATCCGCAACGGCGTGGTGTACCGGGATGAGGGCGCACGGCAGGGCCTGGCTTTCTACAAGGACGGGACCGTCAAGGTCTACGACGAGACCACCACCAGCGCTGAGCAACTCGTCGCCGACGGCGTCTGGAACACGCTCTCGTTCGGGCCGTCGCTGCTGGACAACGGGGAGATCGCCTCCGGGATCGAGGACGTGGAGGTTGATACCAACTTCGGCAACCACTCCATCCAGGGTGAGCAGCCCCGCACCGCCGTCGGGGTCATTGACGAGAACCATCTGGTGTTCGTGGTGGTCGATGGCCGCAGCCCCGGCTACTCAGCAGGCGTGACCATGAACGGACTGGCCGGGATCATGAAGGACCTCGGCGCTACCACCGCTTACAACATCGACGGCGGCGGTTCCTCCACCATGTACTTCAACGGCTCCCTGGTGAACAACCCGCTTGGAGAGAACAAAGAGCGTGGCACCTCCGACATCCTCTACATCGCCCAGTCATGA
- a CDS encoding polysaccharide lyase 8 family protein, giving the protein MSLQFPRRTLLQGAGALSLAAVASSMFAGNAWAETGPDAAQFAALRNRWVDQITGRTVIQTGDPDFTNAVAALNAKAADSLAKLNRAAGRTSVFTDLSFAKDAEMVTTYTRLSQLATAWATPTAAVFGDAGVLTDIKAGLADANTLCYNDAKEEVGNWWSWEIGVPRALADAMVLLHGELSAAEIQAYSAAIDHFVPDPWLQFPPKRGKVTSVGANRVDLCQGIIIRSLAGEDTPKLQHAIAGLSQVWQYVTSGDGIFRDGSFIQHSTTPYTGSYGVVLLNGLSKLFALLGGTDYEVSDPSRSIFFDAVEGSFAPLIINGAMADSVRGRSISREANTGYDLAATSIEAILLLARAMDNDTAVRWRGLCQGWISRNTYRPILAGASVPRTALVKELLASGIAPVPESPGHRLFPAMDRTMHRGPGWALSLSMASNRIAWYECGNGENNRGYHTGSGMTYFHTSDLGQYDDAYWATANYNRLPGTTVDTTPLPDKVEGEWGAAVPANEWTGSTALGEVAAVGQHLVGPGRTGLSARKSWFVSGSVTVCLGADITSASGAPLETILDHRNLHQGNNELTTASGTVAETAGNAVVLSGDRWVHLEGFGGYAVLDSSPLTVLREARSGSWSQVNINGSSTVQQRNYATIYLDHGAGSAAKSYAYVVAPGASAMESSKLAKPNKHVVIRNDATAQSVEFKTEKTTAATFWKPGTAGGLGASGPACVVISRHGNVLSLAVSEPTQKAASLTLTLPEGSWTSVLEGAGTLGTDAEGRTTLTLATAGLNGVTQLVKLRR; this is encoded by the coding sequence TTGTCACTTCAATTCCCCCGAAGGACCCTGCTGCAGGGTGCCGGTGCCCTGTCTCTGGCCGCTGTGGCCAGCTCCATGTTCGCCGGCAACGCCTGGGCGGAAACGGGGCCGGATGCCGCTCAGTTCGCAGCGTTGCGAAACCGTTGGGTAGACCAGATCACCGGCCGCACCGTGATCCAGACAGGGGATCCGGACTTCACCAACGCTGTGGCGGCCTTGAACGCGAAGGCCGCCGACTCCCTTGCAAAGCTCAACAGGGCCGCCGGCAGGACATCGGTGTTCACGGATCTGTCCTTCGCCAAGGACGCAGAAATGGTCACCACGTATACACGGCTTTCCCAGTTGGCCACGGCCTGGGCCACGCCAACGGCTGCGGTGTTCGGAGACGCCGGAGTGCTGACGGACATCAAAGCGGGCCTCGCCGATGCCAACACCCTCTGCTACAACGACGCCAAAGAAGAGGTTGGCAACTGGTGGTCGTGGGAGATCGGGGTTCCGCGGGCATTGGCCGACGCCATGGTCCTGCTGCACGGCGAGCTGTCCGCAGCTGAGATCCAGGCCTATTCGGCGGCCATTGACCACTTTGTCCCCGATCCTTGGCTGCAATTCCCGCCGAAGCGCGGCAAGGTCACCTCAGTGGGAGCCAACCGGGTGGACTTGTGCCAGGGAATCATCATCCGGTCACTGGCGGGGGAAGACACCCCTAAACTTCAGCACGCAATCGCAGGACTCAGCCAAGTGTGGCAATACGTCACCAGTGGCGACGGGATCTTCAGGGACGGCTCCTTCATCCAGCACAGCACGACGCCCTACACAGGTTCATACGGTGTGGTTCTGCTCAACGGGCTTTCAAAGCTGTTCGCCCTGCTCGGCGGAACCGACTACGAGGTCTCCGATCCTTCGCGCAGCATCTTCTTCGACGCAGTGGAGGGATCGTTCGCCCCCCTGATCATCAACGGAGCCATGGCAGATTCGGTGCGCGGCCGGAGCATCAGCCGTGAAGCCAACACGGGATATGACCTGGCTGCTACGAGCATCGAGGCGATCCTGCTTTTGGCCCGGGCGATGGACAATGACACAGCCGTAAGGTGGAGGGGCCTCTGCCAAGGCTGGATTTCACGCAATACGTACCGACCCATTCTTGCCGGGGCCAGCGTCCCACGGACGGCCTTGGTGAAAGAGTTGTTGGCTTCCGGGATCGCGCCAGTGCCTGAATCTCCGGGTCACCGGCTCTTCCCTGCGATGGACCGGACTATGCACCGGGGGCCCGGCTGGGCGTTGTCCCTCTCCATGGCCAGCAACCGGATTGCCTGGTACGAATGTGGAAACGGAGAGAACAACCGCGGCTATCACACGGGGTCAGGGATGACCTACTTCCACACCTCGGACCTCGGCCAATACGATGACGCGTATTGGGCCACCGCCAACTACAACCGCCTGCCCGGCACCACCGTCGATACCACCCCTTTGCCGGACAAGGTCGAGGGCGAATGGGGCGCTGCCGTCCCTGCAAATGAATGGACCGGCTCAACAGCGCTCGGTGAAGTAGCCGCCGTCGGACAGCATCTGGTGGGTCCGGGCCGTACCGGCTTGTCCGCCCGGAAGTCCTGGTTCGTCAGCGGGAGCGTCACTGTCTGCCTCGGCGCCGACATCACTTCCGCGTCCGGGGCGCCTTTGGAAACCATCCTCGATCACCGGAACCTCCACCAAGGAAACAATGAACTCACGACGGCGTCCGGCACCGTTGCTGAAACGGCAGGGAACGCTGTTGTGCTGAGTGGGGACCGGTGGGTTCATTTGGAGGGGTTTGGTGGCTACGCTGTCCTGGATTCCTCTCCGCTGACCGTCTTGCGGGAGGCCAGGTCCGGGAGTTGGTCGCAAGTGAACATCAACGGCAGCAGCACGGTGCAGCAGCGGAACTACGCCACCATCTACCTGGACCACGGTGCCGGTTCTGCAGCGAAGAGCTATGCCTATGTGGTGGCCCCGGGAGCTTCGGCCATGGAGTCCAGCAAACTCGCCAAGCCCAATAAGCACGTAGTGATCCGCAACGACGCCACTGCCCAGTCGGTGGAGTTCAAGACAGAGAAGACCACTGCTGCCACGTTCTGGAAGCCCGGGACGGCAGGCGGGCTGGGCGCCTCCGGCCCTGCCTGCGTCGTGATTTCCCGGCACGGCAACGTCCTCAGCCTGGCGGTCAGTGAGCCGACGCAGAAGGCTGCGAGCCTCACCCTGACCCTTCCGGAGGGTTCGTGGACCAGCGTTCTCGAAGGCGCTGGCACGCTGGGGACAGATGCGGAGGGACGGACGACCCTGACGCTTGCCACGGCCGGGCTCAATGGCGTGACGCAGTTAGTGAAACTTCGCCGCTAG
- a CDS encoding sugar ABC transporter permease: MSLDLTETRKGSLSPNRPEFRKPARRKPPRGVKHQGSSVDVQRKKLLVPFVGPAFVLYTVLFIVPALGAVWISLHKWAGSGPMKFVGLDNYGRIFRDQLFLSSFGNTLLLLFVVGAAIFILAFALTLVLRDMAGKKIARNVIFFPHLINALVFGVLAGFIFNPGGLVNSLLAPFGVTDPPKWLAQDNIFPLIMVTLVCTTTGYFTTILMAGVDRIPPYYYEDCALAGASAFQRLRYVILPLTWDVFGTCAVLWTISSVKIFEIVWVFGGSSGAGVPPTQSWTAAVYTYVNAFSGQSTPAYGAATASAVLSLALISVLVVLLRRAMRRDAVEF; the protein is encoded by the coding sequence ATGTCCCTTGACCTCACGGAGACCCGGAAAGGCAGTCTGTCCCCGAACCGGCCCGAGTTCCGTAAGCCTGCCCGGCGCAAACCACCACGCGGTGTCAAGCACCAGGGGAGCTCCGTCGACGTGCAGCGCAAGAAGCTGTTGGTTCCTTTCGTTGGTCCGGCCTTTGTCCTGTACACGGTCCTCTTCATCGTCCCGGCACTCGGAGCAGTATGGATCAGCCTGCACAAGTGGGCCGGCTCCGGACCTATGAAGTTCGTTGGGCTGGACAACTACGGCAGGATCTTCCGCGACCAACTGTTCCTGTCGTCCTTTGGGAACACCCTGCTTCTGCTGTTCGTCGTGGGAGCAGCGATCTTCATCCTGGCTTTCGCGTTGACGTTGGTGCTCAGGGACATGGCGGGGAAGAAGATCGCCCGCAACGTCATCTTCTTTCCGCACCTCATTAACGCCCTGGTGTTCGGCGTCCTGGCCGGCTTCATCTTCAATCCAGGCGGGCTGGTCAACAGCCTCCTGGCACCCTTCGGAGTGACCGACCCGCCCAAGTGGCTGGCACAGGACAACATCTTTCCGCTCATCATGGTGACCCTCGTCTGCACCACCACCGGCTACTTCACCACCATCCTCATGGCCGGTGTCGACCGCATTCCGCCCTACTACTACGAAGACTGCGCCTTGGCCGGTGCCTCGGCTTTCCAGCGCCTGCGCTATGTGATCCTGCCCCTGACCTGGGACGTCTTTGGCACCTGCGCGGTACTGTGGACGATTTCCTCCGTGAAGATCTTCGAGATCGTCTGGGTCTTCGGTGGCAGCTCCGGAGCAGGTGTGCCACCGACACAAAGCTGGACGGCTGCCGTGTACACATACGTCAACGCCTTCTCTGGACAATCGACCCCGGCGTACGGCGCTGCTACCGCGTCAGCTGTGCTGTCATTGGCCCTGATCTCCGTCCTGGTAGTCCTGCTGCGACGCGCCATGCGCCGCGACGCCGTCGAGTTCTAA
- a CDS encoding extracellular solute-binding protein produces MGKTARHLRPLAALLGAALALSTTACGGATDASAPAGAVDISGSISGQTINYWSMWKDGEPQQKVIAAAIADFEKETGATVSVQWQGRSNTEKLVPALNTNNVPDLVDGTFAKLAPVVGETGQASPLTSVYSYEVDGKAVNSVIPEKFTSNGVFKGEDGQPWMVPYSVSSDGIWFDAAKHPELKAKPPATWDEFMEVLDKLKATGTAPIAADGDIAGYNATWFVTSLLRLKGAGSFKALVEDKSGESWDDPAVLDAARKVEALVDGGYLNSGYNASKFPAQQQLWANGDAALMLNGSWTPTETGTYAAQGFEFSSFQFPSMGDKPASARVDFIGFAVPAKSKNQVPAQRLAAFMLGAKYQNALGTEAKVLPVRADAPVAPAVESVKAAIDAAPATHLQNDGVTFPGYMEKVFFPKDDELFLGKSSAEDFIAKMKDAQIQYWKDNG; encoded by the coding sequence ATGGGCAAAACAGCCCGTCATCTTCGCCCGCTGGCCGCACTGCTGGGTGCTGCACTCGCCTTGTCCACCACTGCTTGCGGTGGAGCCACCGATGCCTCCGCCCCTGCTGGGGCCGTGGATATTTCCGGCTCCATTTCAGGGCAGACCATCAACTACTGGTCCATGTGGAAGGACGGTGAGCCGCAGCAAAAGGTCATTGCCGCAGCCATCGCCGACTTCGAAAAAGAGACCGGCGCTACCGTCAGCGTTCAGTGGCAAGGGCGCAGCAACACGGAAAAACTCGTTCCAGCCTTGAACACCAACAACGTCCCGGACCTTGTGGACGGCACGTTCGCGAAGCTGGCCCCGGTAGTGGGAGAAACGGGCCAGGCGAGCCCGCTCACATCCGTGTACTCCTACGAAGTTGACGGCAAAGCGGTCAATTCAGTGATTCCGGAAAAGTTCACCAGCAACGGAGTATTCAAGGGCGAGGACGGGCAGCCGTGGATGGTTCCCTACAGCGTCAGCTCGGACGGCATCTGGTTCGATGCTGCCAAGCATCCCGAACTCAAAGCCAAACCGCCCGCCACATGGGATGAATTCATGGAGGTCCTGGACAAGCTGAAGGCCACGGGCACCGCTCCCATCGCGGCGGACGGCGACATCGCCGGCTACAACGCCACCTGGTTCGTGACCTCGCTGCTTCGGCTCAAAGGGGCGGGAAGCTTCAAGGCGCTTGTCGAGGACAAATCGGGGGAAAGCTGGGACGACCCCGCGGTACTCGACGCAGCCCGGAAGGTGGAAGCCCTTGTAGATGGTGGCTACCTCAACAGTGGTTACAACGCGAGCAAGTTCCCCGCTCAGCAGCAACTATGGGCCAACGGCGACGCCGCACTGATGCTCAACGGTTCCTGGACCCCTACCGAAACCGGTACTTACGCAGCACAGGGGTTTGAGTTCTCGTCCTTCCAGTTCCCCTCCATGGGCGACAAACCTGCCAGTGCCCGGGTGGACTTCATCGGCTTCGCAGTGCCGGCGAAGTCCAAGAACCAGGTTCCCGCCCAGCGGCTTGCAGCGTTCATGCTTGGTGCCAAGTACCAGAACGCCCTTGGAACCGAAGCCAAGGTGCTGCCGGTACGTGCGGACGCCCCGGTTGCACCCGCCGTCGAATCCGTCAAAGCCGCCATCGACGCAGCCCCCGCTACCCATCTGCAAAACGACGGAGTGACCTTCCCCGGCTACATGGAGAAAGTCTTCTTCCCCAAGGATGACGAGTTGTTCCTCGGGAAGTCCTCTGCCGAGGACTTCATCGCAAAGATGAAAGATGCCCAGATCCAGTACTGGAAGGACAACGGCTGA
- a CDS encoding substrate-binding domain-containing protein has translation MPRKNPEPATGESAPLTVRDTAKQNLKFQNLSDNLRRGILAGTWAVGTKLPTEQQLSLDTGLSLTTVRRAFEDLVDKGLVVRRQGAGSFVAPQRSQKRSRFVIGVLLPDTQLYYPQVLQGIEEHLSARGASLQLSTYHYDFTRENASIGFLLEAGVDGLILVPTLTGLDNPQQRVAELMALPVPVVLLERSLDDLGPGDRTEHVCSDHQGGAYDAVMHLHRLGHRKIGLLTRANEAARSSNPTQAAVMAGYASAVEVLGLDTDGHHDMAFSATKPEWEADQAEHMFQLLAASGATAALVFGDREAALLEGAAARHGIRVPEELALVSYDDEMADLAQIPLTAVSPAKHRLGVMAADVLLRRLTEGDACPLHQIRLRPRIVVRDSCGAKKVSPLQRVVGPVLHPLRAK, from the coding sequence ATGCCAAGGAAAAACCCCGAACCCGCCACGGGCGAATCCGCGCCTTTGACTGTGCGTGACACCGCCAAACAAAACCTGAAGTTCCAGAACCTGAGTGACAACCTGCGCAGGGGTATTTTGGCGGGAACTTGGGCGGTGGGAACCAAGCTGCCCACTGAGCAGCAGCTTTCCCTGGATACCGGGCTTTCGTTGACCACAGTCCGGCGGGCGTTTGAGGACCTGGTGGACAAGGGCCTGGTGGTTCGTCGGCAGGGTGCCGGGAGTTTCGTGGCGCCGCAGCGTTCGCAGAAACGCTCCCGCTTCGTCATCGGCGTGCTCCTGCCGGACACGCAGCTGTACTACCCGCAAGTGCTGCAAGGCATCGAGGAACATCTCTCCGCCCGCGGCGCCAGCTTGCAGCTTTCCACGTACCACTACGATTTCACGCGCGAGAACGCCAGCATCGGCTTCCTTCTGGAGGCCGGCGTTGACGGGCTGATCCTGGTGCCGACGCTCACCGGATTGGACAACCCCCAACAGAGGGTTGCTGAGCTGATGGCCCTGCCGGTTCCAGTAGTTTTGTTGGAGCGCAGCCTCGACGATCTCGGGCCCGGGGACCGGACCGAACACGTTTGTTCGGATCACCAAGGCGGAGCGTACGACGCCGTGATGCACCTTCACCGTTTAGGGCACCGGAAGATCGGGCTGCTGACGCGGGCCAACGAGGCTGCCCGGAGCAGCAACCCAACGCAGGCCGCCGTCATGGCCGGGTACGCTTCCGCAGTAGAAGTCCTGGGACTGGATACAGACGGACACCACGACATGGCGTTCAGCGCTACCAAGCCCGAATGGGAAGCAGATCAGGCAGAGCACATGTTCCAGCTGCTGGCGGCCAGCGGCGCTACGGCGGCCTTGGTCTTCGGTGACAGGGAAGCAGCGTTGCTGGAAGGGGCGGCAGCACGGCATGGAATCCGGGTTCCGGAGGAGCTGGCTCTGGTCTCCTACGATGACGAAATGGCAGACCTCGCCCAGATTCCCCTCACTGCGGTTTCCCCTGCCAAACACCGGCTCGGAGTGATGGCCGCCGACGTCCTGCTGCGACGGCTGACCGAGGGCGATGCCTGTCCCCTCCATCAGATCCGCCTGCGCCCGAGAATAGTGGTGCGCGATTCCTGCGGGGCCAAAAAGGTTAGCCCCCTCCAGCGCGTTGTGGGGCCTGTTCTGCATCCATTGAGGGCCAAATAG
- a CDS encoding sulfatase-like hydrolase/transferase yields the protein MPHKKPNIIFILSDDQGAWALGCGGNDEIHTPHLDALADRGTRLENFFCASPVCSPARASLMTGDIPSRHGVHDYLAGVETGPEAVDFLQGQRLFTDDLADAGYRLGLSGKWHLGANDTPRRGFSHWFALEGGGSPYDQAVMYRYDGVASHREEVTGYLTDAITRDALGFIEKASTRPEPFFLAINYTAPHKPWKGQHPIEFGELYADCAFTSCPQEPLHPWSPTVNGVPIGGEADVRAALVGYFAAVSAMDVGIGEVLGRLEDLGLADNTLVIFSSDNGFNCGHHGIWGKGNGTFPQNVYDSSIKVPAIFALPGRIRQGAVLTELLSAYDAAATVLELAGLDAGPFEEGPGKSFAGLLRGLPDPARTGSGGNPDDGGQSAAAGDRAVVVFDEYGPVRMIRSAEWKYVHRYPHGPHELYSLVADPDERDNLVDDPVHALRAAGMRGQLQEWFHRHAVPGFDGSSLPVAGAGQTASVVEDPLGAFTPPNWDGTAAAGLSS from the coding sequence GTGCCCCATAAAAAACCGAACATCATTTTCATCCTGAGTGACGACCAAGGCGCTTGGGCGCTGGGATGCGGCGGTAACGACGAGATCCACACTCCGCATCTGGACGCGCTCGCCGATCGCGGAACGCGCTTGGAGAACTTCTTCTGTGCCTCGCCCGTGTGCTCCCCGGCCCGCGCCAGCCTGATGACCGGAGACATTCCCTCCCGTCACGGCGTCCATGACTATCTGGCCGGTGTCGAAACGGGACCGGAGGCGGTGGACTTTTTGCAGGGGCAGCGCCTTTTCACCGACGATCTGGCCGACGCCGGCTACCGCCTGGGCCTGTCGGGCAAATGGCACCTGGGCGCCAACGACACCCCAAGGAGAGGCTTCAGCCACTGGTTTGCATTGGAAGGGGGCGGAAGCCCTTATGACCAGGCAGTGATGTACAGGTACGACGGCGTCGCCAGCCACCGGGAAGAGGTCACCGGATACTTGACGGACGCCATCACCCGCGACGCCTTGGGCTTCATCGAAAAGGCCTCCACTCGGCCGGAGCCCTTCTTCCTGGCCATCAACTACACCGCACCCCACAAGCCGTGGAAAGGCCAGCATCCGATCGAATTCGGGGAGCTCTACGCTGACTGTGCCTTCACGAGCTGCCCCCAGGAACCGCTCCATCCGTGGAGTCCCACTGTCAATGGCGTGCCCATCGGGGGTGAGGCCGATGTACGGGCAGCCCTGGTGGGATATTTTGCCGCAGTGAGTGCCATGGATGTAGGAATCGGCGAGGTCCTGGGCCGGCTGGAGGACCTTGGCCTTGCGGACAACACCCTGGTGATCTTCAGTAGCGACAACGGCTTCAACTGCGGCCACCACGGTATTTGGGGGAAGGGCAACGGGACGTTTCCCCAGAACGTGTACGACTCGTCCATCAAAGTCCCGGCCATTTTCGCGTTGCCCGGCCGGATCAGGCAGGGAGCCGTCCTGACGGAACTGCTGTCGGCCTACGATGCAGCCGCAACGGTCCTGGAGCTGGCCGGACTGGACGCCGGGCCCTTCGAGGAGGGGCCCGGGAAGTCCTTCGCAGGGTTGTTGCGCGGGCTGCCGGACCCTGCACGGACTGGCAGCGGCGGGAACCCCGACGACGGCGGGCAATCCGCCGCCGCGGGGGACCGCGCCGTCGTGGTCTTCGACGAGTATGGCCCGGTTCGGATGATTCGCAGTGCGGAATGGAAGTACGTGCACCGGTACCCCCATGGGCCACACGAGCTGTACAGCCTGGTGGCTGATCCGGACGAACGGGACAACCTTGTGGATGACCCGGTTCATGCCCTCCGCGCAGCCGGTATGAGGGGCCAGCTCCAGGAGTGGTTTCACCGTCATGCCGTCCCGGGATTCGACGGGAGTTCACTCCCGGTGGCAGGGGCCGGGCAGACTGCGTCCGTAGTGGAGGATCCCTTGGGAGCCTTCACGCCACCCAACTGGGACGGAACGGCCGCAGCCGGCCTTTCGTCCTAG